In the Gossypium arboreum isolate Shixiya-1 chromosome 10, ASM2569848v2, whole genome shotgun sequence genome, one interval contains:
- the LOC108475754 gene encoding protein LIGHT-DEPENDENT SHORT HYPOCOTYLS 10, with amino-acid sequence MFLLSLTLLPGPPISTCLPSLTTNIHIHLNDMSSERGKDITEGSSLIADHHQPPTPSRYESQKRRDWNTFGQYLKNQQPPVPLSQCNSNHVLDFLRYLDQFGKTKVHLQSCMFYGQPEPPAPCTCPLRQAWGSLDALIGRLRAAYEENGGSPESNPFATGAIRVYLREVRESQAKARGIPYKKQKKKPSQDKPSDESSSTLFLS; translated from the coding sequence ATGTTCCTCCTCTCCCTTACCTTGCTTCCCGGCCCCCCTATTTCTACTTGCCTGCCTTCCTTAACAACAAACATACACATCCATCTCAACGATATGTCCAGTGAGAGAGGGAAGGATATAACCGAAGGATCATCCTTGATTGCCGATCACCACCAACCCCCAACACCTAGCCGATATGAGTCCCAGAAGAGAAGGGACTGGAATACTTTCGGTCAGTACTTGAAGAACCAGCAGCCTCCGGTTCCTCTTTCACAGTGCAATTCCAACCATGTCTTAGACTTCCTGCGATATCTGGATCAGTTCGGGAAGACCAAGGTTCACCTCCAAAGTTGCATGTTCTACGGACAGCCTGAACCACCTGCTCCTTGCACTTGCCCCCTTAGGCAAGCTTGGGGCAGCCTTGATGCTCTTATTGGGAGGCTTCGAGCTGCCTATGAAGAAAATGGAGGGTCACCTGAGTCCAACCCTTTTGCCACCGGTGCTATTCGAGTTTATCTAAGAGAGGTGAGGGAAAGTCAAGCCAAGGCAAGGGGGATCCCTTACAAGAAGCAAAAGAAAAAGCCCAGTCAAGACAAACCAAGCGATGAATCCAGCTCCACCCTTTTCTTGTCttga